In Chloroflexota bacterium, the DNA window CGAGTCCTAAAAATGCGGCTTCCCGTTGTGGGCGTGATTGCTGACGAGACATTGCTTGACTCCTGGCGCAAGATTCACACGCACCTGCAGTTTATTCAATAGATGGTTCTACGCAAGCCCCGACACTTTTGCGGTATACTCGATTTGAAATTCGCGCTTGACAAACCCCTGCGCTTGGTGTAGAATAATACTGAATGTGTATTCATTCAAAGTGAGCAGATATTCATGGAAAACCAACCATGTCTCGTTTAACTCCAAACGCGCGCCGCGCGCTCGTGGAAGAGCGCAAGGCGCAAATCCTCGCCGCCGCCGTCAAGGTGTTCTCCGCCAAGGGTTTTGAGCGCGCCCGGATTGCCGACATCGCGCGCCAAGCCGGCGTCGCCGAGGGATCGATCTACAACTATTTCAAAAACAAGGGCGACCTGCTCGTCAGCATTCCGCGCCACGCGATCGAGCCGGCGGTGACGACCGTGCGCGCCCAAGCCGCTCCGCAACTCGACACTGACGCGTCGCCAGAGCAAATCCTCACCGACGGCGCGCAGACCTTGGTCGCGACGATTCGCCAAAACGCGCACATCTTTCGCATTCTCGTTACGGCATTGCCGAGCATGAACCAGGCAACCCGGCAGAGCTATCTCGAGCAAGTGGTCTTGTATGGCACCAGCTTGATCGAAGGTATTTTCCGGGAACAGATCAAGCAAGGAAGGTTTCGGCGCGACCTGGACCCGGCGGTGGCGGCGCGCGGGTTCATCGGCATGTTTTTTCCCTTTGTGATGTTGCGCGATATTTTGCAAGTGGATGTTGATCCAGCATGGGATTATGACCAGGTGATTCCCGAACTCGTCACCTTGTTCTTGCGCGGCGCGCTGGCCGACCCGCGCGAAAGGAAAGCGCGATGAATAGCCGTCTCCTCTCGATCATGCGTAAAGAGGTCATCCACATCTTGCGCGACCGGCGCACGCTCGCAATCATGTTCATCATTCCGATCATCCAACTCGTTTTGCTGGGGTACGCCGCGACGACCGACATTCGCCGCTTGAACACCGTCGTCCTGGACGCGGATCGCACTCAGCAAAGTCGTCAATTGATCGAAGCGTATCGCGCCTCCGATTATTTTCTCATCACGCAGTACGCGCAAAACGAGTCACAGATCGCCGAATGGCTGGATAACGGTCAGGCGCGCGCCGGCATCATCATTCCCGCCGGGTACGGCGACAAGTTGGCGAAAGGGCAACTTGCCGAAGTCGCGTTTCTGATTGACGGTTCGGATCCGAGCGTCGCCTCCACCGCATTTGCGGCGTCGCAATCGGTCGGGCAAGCGCAAAGCGTCAAGGTGATGCAACAACGGTTGGGCATTGACGTGACGCGGCTTGGCGGCATCGAGGTGCGCCCGCGCGTG includes these proteins:
- a CDS encoding TetR/AcrR family transcriptional regulator — its product is MSRLTPNARRALVEERKAQILAAAVKVFSAKGFERARIADIARQAGVAEGSIYNYFKNKGDLLVSIPRHAIEPAVTTVRAQAAPQLDTDASPEQILTDGAQTLVATIRQNAHIFRILVTALPSMNQATRQSYLEQVVLYGTSLIEGIFREQIKQGRFRRDLDPAVAARGFIGMFFPFVMLRDILQVDVDPAWDYDQVIPELVTLFLRGALADPRERKAR